One window from the genome of Streptomyces sp. WZ-12 encodes:
- a CDS encoding ATP-binding protein yields MTVHLLAVPKEVPLLRRAVRAYLGTAASCEVELCVSELVGNVIRHVGEGTPVSVHVTQTVDGRTRIEVTDPDPRALPVLLQAAVDDESGRGIALLDAVALRWGVRQEEASKTVWCEVAGQPLRPHPRREAEATPTPTRRKAVSDPAVGSPGSSR; encoded by the coding sequence ATGACCGTCCACCTGCTCGCCGTACCGAAGGAGGTCCCGTTGCTGCGGCGGGCCGTGCGGGCGTACCTCGGTACGGCGGCATCGTGCGAAGTCGAGCTCTGCGTCAGCGAGTTGGTGGGGAACGTGATCCGGCACGTGGGGGAGGGCACGCCCGTCAGCGTCCACGTAACGCAGACCGTCGACGGGCGGACGCGGATCGAGGTGACCGACCCGGACCCGCGCGCCCTGCCCGTCCTCCTCCAAGCGGCCGTGGACGACGAAAGCGGGCGCGGGATAGCGCTGTTGGACGCCGTAGCGCTGCGGTGGGGCGTACGGCAGGAGGAGGCGAGCAAGACGGTCTGGTGCGAAGTGGCGGGACAGCCCCTCCGGCCCCACCCACGGAGAGAAGCCGAGGCCACCCCAACCCCCACCAGGCGAAAAGCCGTCAGCGATCCGGCAGTTGGATCACCGGGAAGCTCCCGGTAG
- a CDS encoding helix-turn-helix domain-containing protein, whose amino-acid sequence MPPRKDPDPSANVQSFYGAELRYRREKAGLTLEQLAEGAFRGISLLSQIERGERGMPMDLAIHVDKKLNTDGFFERRCEDAAKARRSGHPAYFAEIPDLEKQATTIEEWSPFVIPGLLQTEAYMRKLFKTAKPWGDPQDVEEKVRARLERAEIWKRKERPYYWAILREDLIRRLVLPPAEQAAQLEHILDRIRSTRSVLQIIPASTAFHPLMHGGMASVMTFADAPPLVWTESEFSGQSIDFPPLVTDYRRSYDLLRAAALPPEASLAMIEEAARGYNDEAQQQD is encoded by the coding sequence ATGCCTCCTCGGAAAGACCCTGACCCGTCGGCGAACGTCCAGAGCTTCTACGGCGCCGAGTTGCGCTACCGCAGGGAGAAAGCGGGCCTCACCCTCGAACAGCTAGCGGAAGGCGCGTTCCGCGGCATCTCGCTGCTGAGCCAGATCGAACGCGGCGAGCGCGGCATGCCGATGGATCTGGCGATCCATGTCGACAAGAAGCTCAACACGGACGGCTTCTTCGAGCGGCGTTGCGAAGATGCCGCCAAGGCACGGCGGTCGGGGCATCCGGCTTACTTCGCGGAGATCCCTGATCTGGAGAAGCAGGCGACGACGATCGAGGAGTGGTCGCCGTTCGTTATCCCTGGCCTGCTTCAGACCGAGGCGTACATGCGGAAGCTCTTCAAGACGGCAAAGCCGTGGGGAGACCCCCAAGACGTCGAGGAGAAGGTCCGGGCACGGCTTGAGCGCGCTGAAATCTGGAAGCGCAAGGAACGCCCCTACTACTGGGCGATCCTCCGCGAGGACTTGATCCGCAGGCTTGTCCTCCCACCAGCTGAGCAAGCCGCACAACTGGAACACATCCTCGACCGGATCCGCTCGACACGGAGCGTCCTGCAAATCATCCCCGCATCAACCGCCTTCCACCCCCTGATGCACGGCGGCATGGCCAGCGTCATGACGTTCGCCGACGCGCCACCACTCGTATGGACCGAGAGCGAATTCAGCGGCCAGTCAATCGACTTTCCGCCGCTCGTGACGGACTATCGGAGGTCGTACGATCTGCTGAGGGCCGCCGCACTGCCACCAGAGGCGTCCCTGGCCATGATCGAGGAAGCGGCAAGGGGCTACAACGATGAAGCGCAGCAACAGGATTGA
- a CDS encoding DUF397 domain-containing protein, which translates to MKRSNRIDLSTATWRKSSYSNGDGANCIEMSDALSNLVPVRDSKDPQGPALVFPADRWSAFVAAVKGGQLAGA; encoded by the coding sequence ATGAAGCGCAGCAACAGGATTGACCTGAGCACAGCCACCTGGCGCAAGAGCAGCTACAGCAACGGCGACGGCGCCAACTGCATCGAGATGTCGGACGCTCTCTCCAACCTCGTCCCCGTCCGGGACAGCAAGGACCCCCAGGGGCCCGCACTCGTGTTTCCCGCCGACCGCTGGTCCGCGTTCGTCGCGGCCGTTAAGGGCGGTCAACTGGCCGGCGCCTGA
- a CDS encoding MDR family MFS transporter, translating into MGMSRTATPTGEIPDQAAGKKPASVRMVLFALMIAMLLAMLDNMIVGTAMPTIVGELGGLSHLSWVVTAYTLATAASTPIWGKLGDMYGRKGVFLTSIVIFLIGSALSGMAQDMGQLIGFRAVQGLGAGGLMVGVMAIIGDLIPPRERGKYQGMMAGVMAVAMIGGPLVGGTITDHLGWRWSFYINLPLGAIALVMITAVLHLPKKRSQTRIDYAGAALLTVGITSLVLLTTWGGTQYEWLSKQIVGLGVLAVVALVAFVLVERKVSDPVLPLRIFRNGNFSLVTVIGFLVGFVMFGSMTFLPLYQQSVQGASATNSGLLLLPMLLSMMAVSLFAGRITTTTGKYKIFVTVGGGLITAGLVLLSLMDTTTTRFTSGLYMAVLGAGMGFLMQTTMLIAQNSVEMRDMGVGSSSATLFRTIGGSFGVAIMGAVFSNQVKTTMIEKLGPVAGEKMTTGGAQMDPKTLPSLPAAVKDAYAHAVSSGTHQVFFWGALISVIGFAAAWFLKEVPLRGGPAADTAKAAEAAEAEPVAV; encoded by the coding sequence ATGGGGATGTCGCGCACAGCGACCCCGACGGGGGAAATACCGGACCAGGCGGCGGGCAAAAAGCCGGCCAGTGTCCGGATGGTGCTCTTTGCGCTCATGATCGCGATGTTGCTCGCGATGCTGGACAACATGATCGTCGGCACCGCGATGCCGACGATCGTCGGTGAACTGGGCGGCCTGTCCCACCTCTCGTGGGTCGTCACCGCCTACACCCTGGCCACCGCCGCCTCGACCCCGATCTGGGGCAAGTTGGGCGACATGTACGGCCGGAAGGGCGTCTTCCTGACGTCCATCGTGATCTTCCTGATCGGCTCGGCGTTGTCCGGCATGGCGCAGGACATGGGCCAGTTGATCGGCTTCCGCGCCGTGCAGGGCCTGGGCGCGGGCGGTCTGATGGTCGGCGTCATGGCGATCATCGGCGACCTGATCCCGCCGCGGGAGCGCGGCAAGTACCAGGGCATGATGGCCGGCGTCATGGCCGTCGCGATGATCGGCGGCCCGCTGGTCGGCGGCACCATCACCGACCACCTCGGCTGGCGCTGGAGCTTCTACATCAACCTCCCGCTCGGCGCGATCGCCCTGGTCATGATCACCGCCGTGCTGCACCTGCCGAAGAAGCGCTCGCAGACCCGCATCGACTACGCGGGCGCGGCCCTGCTGACCGTCGGCATCACCTCGCTGGTGCTGCTGACCACTTGGGGCGGCACCCAGTACGAGTGGCTGTCGAAGCAGATCGTGGGCCTGGGTGTCCTGGCCGTCGTCGCCCTGGTCGCCTTCGTCCTCGTCGAGCGCAAGGTCAGCGACCCGGTCCTGCCGCTGCGGATCTTCCGCAACGGCAACTTCTCGCTCGTCACCGTGATCGGCTTCCTGGTCGGCTTCGTGATGTTCGGGTCGATGACCTTCCTGCCGCTGTACCAGCAGTCCGTCCAGGGCGCCTCGGCGACCAACTCGGGCCTCCTGCTGCTGCCGATGCTGCTGTCGATGATGGCGGTCTCGCTCTTCGCGGGCCGGATCACCACCACGACCGGCAAGTACAAGATCTTCGTGACGGTCGGCGGCGGCCTGATCACCGCGGGCCTGGTGCTGCTGTCCCTGATGGACACCACCACCACGCGCTTCACGTCCGGCCTCTACATGGCGGTGCTCGGCGCCGGCATGGGCTTCCTGATGCAGACCACGATGCTGATCGCCCAGAACAGCGTCGAGATGCGGGACATGGGCGTCGGCTCCTCGTCGGCCACCCTGTTCCGGACCATCGGCGGCTCGTTCGGCGTCGCGATCATGGGCGCGGTCTTCTCCAACCAGGTGAAGACCACGATGATCGAGAAGCTCGGCCCCGTCGCCGGCGAGAAGATGACCACCGGCGGCGCCCAGATGGACCCGAAGACGCTGCCCAGCCTGCCGGCCGCCGTGAAGGACGCGTACGCCCACGCGGTGTCCTCCGGCACCCACCAGGTCTTCTTCTGGGGCGCGTTGATCAGCGTCATCGGCTTCGCCGCGGCGTGGTTCCTCAAGGAGGTCCCGCTGCGCGGCGGCCCGGCCGCGGACACCGCGAAGGCGGCGGAGGCGGCGGAGGCCGAGCCGGTCGCCGTCTGA
- a CDS encoding TetR/AcrR family transcriptional regulator: MSSASPSRRGNTRQRIQDVALELFSEHGYEKTSLREIAERLDVTKAALYYHFKTKEDIVISLFEDLCRPIDELIVWAQEQPRTLETKQEVIRRYHESLRSAEDLFRFMQENQATVRELTIGLRFKERMLTLYDLLKENDAELVDQVRCLTALFTMHAGMFAMQNVVGDPEEKREAILRVATELVTAANPPGRRPA, encoded by the coding sequence ATGAGCAGCGCATCGCCATCGCGCAGGGGGAACACCCGCCAGCGCATCCAGGACGTCGCCCTGGAGCTGTTCTCCGAACACGGCTATGAGAAGACCTCGTTGCGGGAGATCGCCGAGCGGCTCGACGTCACCAAGGCGGCGCTCTACTACCACTTCAAGACCAAGGAAGACATCGTCATCAGCCTCTTCGAGGACCTGTGCCGGCCCATCGACGAGCTGATCGTCTGGGCGCAGGAGCAGCCGCGCACGCTGGAGACCAAGCAGGAGGTCATCCGGCGCTACCACGAGTCGCTGCGGTCCGCCGAGGACCTTTTCCGTTTCATGCAGGAAAACCAGGCCACGGTGCGGGAGTTGACGATCGGCCTGCGCTTCAAGGAGCGGATGCTGACCCTCTACGACCTGCTCAAGGAGAACGACGCGGAGCTGGTCGACCAGGTGCGCTGCCTCACGGCGCTGTTCACCATGCACGCGGGGATGTTCGCGATGCAGAACGTCGTGGGCGACCCCGAGGAGAAGCGCGAGGCCATCCTCAGGGTCGCCACGGAACTGGTCACGGCGGCAAACCCGCCGGGCCGCCGGCCAGCCTGA
- a CDS encoding M23 family metallopeptidase: MSKFSVIRNSKKTAKSVLRNRVAVVAAGAGLTAALGAGVAVAADGGLLNLSAGTSKAVAAQAEAQGKAATDAKAAATKAKEEAAKKVNGWVKPVENYTIGQPFGIAGSHWAHKHSGQDFVVPTGTKVHAVHKGTVVKAGPNGGGDGPAYGNAIVIKHPNGMYTQYAHLSQIQVHVGQQVSTGQQIGLSGSTGNSTGPHLHFEVRTGPNYGSGIEPTGFLRAHGDAV, from the coding sequence ATGTCGAAGTTTTCCGTGATACGCAATTCCAAGAAGACCGCCAAGTCCGTGCTGCGTAACCGGGTGGCCGTCGTGGCCGCGGGTGCCGGTCTGACCGCCGCGCTGGGCGCCGGTGTCGCCGTCGCCGCCGATGGTGGGCTGCTGAACCTGTCCGCCGGCACCAGCAAGGCCGTCGCCGCGCAGGCCGAGGCGCAGGGCAAGGCCGCCACGGACGCCAAGGCCGCCGCGACGAAGGCCAAGGAAGAGGCCGCGAAGAAGGTCAACGGCTGGGTGAAGCCGGTCGAGAACTACACCATCGGCCAGCCGTTCGGCATCGCCGGCAGCCACTGGGCGCACAAGCACAGCGGTCAGGACTTCGTCGTGCCGACCGGCACCAAGGTCCACGCCGTCCACAAGGGCACGGTCGTCAAGGCCGGTCCGAACGGCGGCGGCGACGGTCCCGCCTACGGCAACGCGATCGTGATCAAGCACCCCAACGGGATGTACACCCAGTACGCGCACCTGTCGCAGATCCAGGTCCATGTCGGCCAGCAGGTGTCGACGGGCCAGCAGATCGGCCTGTCCGGCAGCACCGGCAACTCCACCGGCCCGCACCTGCACTTCGAGGTCCGCACCGGCCCCAACTACGGGTCGGGCATCGAGCCGACCGGATTCCTGCGGGCTCACGGCGACGCCGTCTGA